One segment of Rhodopirellula baltica SH 1 DNA contains the following:
- a CDS encoding AAA family ATPase → MTPVHPGDRSSAAMLRKQEAIEQSMCFGRSIRWPVLRIAGVEISVAMSLPLGLFAAIAFGVSAHLTDTTASADWQSHAHWMAWLIGFWLLGLLIQTTIAVWHQRNAGVHRGGCIVSIGGVWTAPTQRPHGISVAGVLMIWSLCMLALGLGSLALIGVSLITIDAPIRGGPIVWLDDPWAAVAWLWCLQGIWNLLPLPQSLGRVGWALVFALFGGGPNHDPRVCLRSLRAWIIAMALLTLVTGNLLLSTSGVTSQAGGLAWPAVAGVVALSLWLFTSAGSPDLTAIYESIVRRAEYIEVGEQNPIGRFRGRFGPVATWRRYQARREDVAKQQRLRETMEREHREADDASRVDEILQRLHQDGVESLSQDERELLQRVSEALKNERQNIARDIDSSD, encoded by the coding sequence ATGACTCCGGTCCACCCCGGCGATCGATCTTCCGCGGCAATGCTGCGCAAGCAAGAAGCCATCGAGCAATCGATGTGCTTTGGTCGGTCCATCCGGTGGCCCGTTCTTCGAATCGCCGGCGTCGAAATCTCCGTGGCGATGTCATTGCCGCTCGGTTTGTTTGCCGCCATCGCATTTGGTGTCTCGGCTCATTTGACCGACACCACCGCATCGGCCGATTGGCAATCACACGCCCACTGGATGGCATGGTTGATCGGCTTCTGGTTGTTGGGTTTGCTGATTCAAACAACCATCGCGGTTTGGCATCAACGAAACGCGGGTGTGCATCGCGGCGGTTGTATCGTTTCAATCGGAGGCGTCTGGACCGCTCCGACTCAGCGACCCCACGGAATCTCGGTTGCCGGCGTCCTGATGATCTGGTCGCTCTGCATGCTCGCACTTGGACTTGGATCACTCGCCCTGATTGGCGTTTCCTTGATCACGATTGATGCACCGATCCGAGGAGGCCCGATCGTTTGGCTGGATGATCCATGGGCGGCGGTCGCTTGGTTGTGGTGTCTGCAAGGCATTTGGAATTTGCTGCCTTTGCCCCAATCGCTTGGCCGAGTCGGCTGGGCACTGGTTTTCGCATTGTTTGGTGGCGGGCCAAACCACGATCCCCGCGTTTGTCTGCGATCACTGCGGGCGTGGATCATCGCGATGGCTTTGCTGACTTTGGTCACCGGCAACTTGCTGCTCAGCACCAGTGGAGTGACATCGCAAGCGGGCGGATTGGCTTGGCCGGCCGTCGCCGGCGTCGTGGCTTTGTCGCTTTGGTTGTTCACCTCGGCTGGATCACCCGATTTAACCGCGATCTACGAATCAATTGTTCGCCGTGCGGAATACATCGAAGTCGGCGAGCAGAATCCAATCGGCCGATTTCGTGGACGGTTCGGCCCGGTTGCCACGTGGCGTCGATACCAAGCCCGCCGGGAAGATGTCGCCAAGCAACAGAGGCTGCGTGAAACGATGGAACGCGAACATCGCGAAGCCGATGATGCGTCACGCGTCGATGAAATATTGCAGCGGTTGCATCAGGACGGAGTCGAGTCCCTATCGCAAGATGAGCGAGAACTGCTGCAAAGAGTCAGCGAAGCGCTTAAGAATGAGCGTCAGAACATCGCAAGAGACATCGACTCGAGCGACTAA
- a CDS encoding ATP-binding response regulator translates to MSDRVLIVESDADARDKLVRILDDDSREVIAVKSCDQSLKELEVASFDLIITELPKCKTLSSGSSDASSPSSDAGTAAIRWVEKLRAAAPRVPIILITREGAEPVAGEALMRGAATYIPLHLAEEGLVDTVEQVLKVSRSASQATDIDQCVSRIKLELVLPSHEQLVPAVIARLEQELEQLHLFDEMTWTQIAMALDEAILNAMIHGNLEVESALREVDDGEAYLEKIRRHRELSPYAERRTYVTLTATRSQAVFVIRDQGPGYDVSALPDPTDPANLESIGGRGLLLISAFMDEIHHNEIGNELTMIKRKRSDSSAS, encoded by the coding sequence GTGAGTGATCGCGTCCTGATTGTCGAATCCGATGCTGATGCACGCGATAAATTAGTGCGCATTCTGGATGACGATTCTCGCGAAGTCATCGCGGTGAAGAGCTGTGATCAGTCTTTGAAGGAACTGGAAGTCGCGTCCTTCGACTTGATCATCACCGAGCTGCCAAAGTGCAAAACACTTTCCTCCGGTTCGAGCGATGCCAGTTCCCCGTCCAGCGACGCAGGCACCGCCGCGATTCGTTGGGTCGAAAAATTGCGAGCAGCGGCCCCGCGAGTTCCAATCATCTTGATCACACGAGAGGGTGCCGAACCAGTCGCTGGTGAAGCACTGATGCGAGGAGCCGCGACCTATATCCCGCTGCATTTAGCCGAAGAAGGTTTGGTCGATACCGTTGAGCAAGTCCTCAAAGTCAGCCGCTCAGCGTCCCAAGCGACCGACATCGATCAGTGCGTTTCGCGAATCAAGCTGGAACTGGTTCTGCCCAGTCACGAGCAACTCGTTCCCGCGGTGATCGCCAGATTGGAACAAGAACTGGAACAGCTGCATCTGTTCGACGAAATGACGTGGACTCAAATCGCGATGGCGCTCGACGAAGCCATCCTGAACGCGATGATCCACGGGAACCTGGAAGTCGAATCGGCTCTGCGTGAGGTCGATGACGGCGAAGCCTATCTAGAAAAGATTCGCCGACATCGCGAACTGTCACCTTACGCCGAACGTCGTACTTACGTGACGCTGACCGCCACCCGCAGCCAAGCTGTTTTTGTCATTCGTGACCAAGGTCCCGGCTACGATGTCTCGGCGCTGCCTGATCCAACTGATCCCGCCAATTTGGAATCGATCGGTGGACGAGGACTTCTGTTGATCAGTGCGTTCATGGACGAAATCCATCACAATGAGATTGGCAACGAACTGACGATGATCAAACGCAAGCGATCCGACAGTTCCGCGTCGTGA
- a CDS encoding COG1361 S-layer family protein gives MKRKTRKGMRTMEIFGKRIGYRLTGGVATILLGAFAAAQAQRSELPSDTDLADQNVPALDAPRWQSEMPAPISMPGTEETGPQNFLAAFDDSSDPGAIQQAAYSDETYVSQPVEMASHNESFDGPTPMTIPEPATQPAPQTTAQDAGPTNSGPNMALPVMAMEMPAMDMPPADAPANSMPEADLSMPGGFDMPDMNMSMTMPPQPEVATTSNPQQDAGPAMDMSAMSFGGMPAADPAMGNEGPSDIPVNDMRMNDGPAMSDMGQPMRMPEPVQMANDSLPNLPAPQQPGASFAQPADASFGAIPNDMAYEKPSQNSQSSPYGQPEPANANSMRSGGDASFNNDLRSAPAAAPYGAPNQFANSDQFATPDQFGGGNQFGSPEPSAYGGNASNDNFANSNPGYEEPAPAASTRFASQRGLPAPGYGAPAAGNNYASNAPTAAQAAAYAMPGERRLEGMQTPSIVIHKEAPPEVKVGQPATFKLNVQNVGTAEALGVRVHDTIPAGMRFNDASGNPVMQGDALMWELGALPAGEQRIITMNLTPVEEGELGSIARVTFEAAASVRTRSTRPELKVTQHAPAKVLIGQQLEIELEVSNVGSGAATNVVLREDVPEGMDHPGGRELDSFLNTLRPGEVRREVLRMRAVEPGVIRNTVELVSDDAEPTSHTVEVEVVAPAIDIRLTGPGLRFLERQATYEVELINRGTAPATNVEIIARLDRGFTFVGTENAGYYDPNRHAVLWSVASLPPGKPAKVPLTLLPVEEGEQAIQLEAAADLNTRATSESTVRVESQAELSFSISDLADPIEQGAETTYEIRVQNTGSRNDSNVQVRLIVPRGMEVLGADAEVRPDGQGGMVFAPEKELPAGSELTYRIRVRGDAADTHLVKAIVTSDQSPKPVTKEESTMVYADR, from the coding sequence ATGAAGCGAAAGACACGCAAAGGAATGCGAACGATGGAAATTTTTGGCAAACGAATTGGCTACCGGCTAACCGGCGGAGTCGCGACGATTCTTCTCGGAGCTTTTGCTGCCGCGCAAGCTCAACGCAGCGAGCTTCCCAGCGACACAGACCTGGCCGATCAAAACGTGCCAGCCCTGGACGCTCCTCGTTGGCAATCCGAAATGCCAGCACCGATCTCGATGCCAGGCACCGAAGAGACCGGCCCTCAAAACTTCCTCGCGGCCTTTGACGATTCGTCTGATCCAGGTGCGATTCAACAAGCGGCCTACTCAGACGAAACCTACGTGTCTCAGCCAGTCGAAATGGCGAGCCACAATGAATCGTTCGACGGCCCTACGCCAATGACGATTCCGGAACCCGCTACTCAACCGGCACCACAAACAACCGCACAAGATGCTGGACCAACCAACTCCGGTCCAAACATGGCATTGCCCGTGATGGCGATGGAGATGCCCGCGATGGACATGCCTCCTGCCGATGCACCAGCCAACTCCATGCCGGAAGCCGATCTGTCGATGCCCGGCGGATTTGATATGCCCGACATGAACATGTCGATGACAATGCCGCCTCAACCCGAGGTCGCCACGACATCGAATCCCCAACAAGATGCTGGCCCAGCCATGGACATGTCAGCGATGTCGTTCGGTGGCATGCCCGCAGCCGATCCAGCCATGGGCAACGAAGGCCCCTCTGACATTCCAGTCAACGACATGCGAATGAACGACGGTCCCGCCATGAGCGACATGGGTCAACCCATGCGGATGCCTGAACCTGTACAAATGGCGAACGACTCGCTGCCAAACCTGCCGGCTCCACAGCAACCGGGCGCTTCGTTCGCACAACCTGCCGACGCATCGTTCGGCGCGATACCAAACGACATGGCTTACGAGAAACCAAGCCAAAACAGTCAATCGTCACCCTACGGCCAACCCGAACCAGCGAATGCGAACAGCATGCGTTCCGGCGGCGATGCAAGCTTCAACAACGACCTGCGTTCCGCACCGGCCGCTGCTCCCTATGGTGCTCCTAACCAGTTTGCCAATTCCGACCAGTTTGCCACCCCCGACCAATTTGGCGGCGGCAACCAATTTGGTTCGCCTGAACCATCAGCCTATGGCGGCAACGCGTCCAACGACAACTTCGCCAACAGCAACCCTGGTTACGAAGAACCAGCTCCCGCTGCTTCGACTCGTTTCGCCAGCCAACGTGGACTTCCCGCGCCAGGCTACGGTGCTCCTGCCGCCGGCAACAATTACGCCAGCAACGCACCGACCGCGGCGCAAGCAGCCGCTTATGCGATGCCGGGTGAACGTCGTTTGGAAGGCATGCAAACACCAAGCATCGTCATTCACAAAGAAGCACCACCGGAAGTCAAAGTCGGCCAACCCGCCACGTTCAAGCTCAACGTTCAGAATGTCGGAACCGCCGAAGCCTTGGGCGTCCGTGTGCACGACACCATTCCTGCTGGGATGCGTTTCAACGATGCATCGGGCAACCCTGTCATGCAAGGCGACGCCTTGATGTGGGAACTGGGTGCCTTGCCCGCTGGCGAACAACGCATCATCACGATGAACCTGACACCCGTCGAAGAAGGCGAACTCGGCAGCATCGCTCGCGTAACGTTTGAAGCAGCCGCCTCAGTGCGAACTCGCAGCACACGCCCCGAACTGAAAGTCACCCAGCACGCACCTGCAAAGGTTCTGATCGGTCAACAACTCGAAATTGAACTCGAAGTGTCCAACGTCGGTTCGGGTGCCGCAACAAACGTCGTCCTTCGGGAAGATGTTCCTGAAGGCATGGACCACCCCGGTGGCCGCGAACTGGATTCGTTCTTGAACACGCTTCGCCCCGGTGAAGTCCGTCGCGAAGTGTTGCGAATGCGAGCCGTTGAACCGGGCGTCATTCGTAACACCGTTGAATTGGTCTCCGACGACGCCGAACCAACCAGCCACACCGTCGAGGTCGAAGTTGTCGCTCCGGCGATCGACATTCGCTTGACTGGACCTGGATTGCGTTTCTTAGAACGACAAGCCACTTACGAAGTTGAATTGATCAACCGCGGCACCGCACCAGCGACCAACGTTGAAATCATCGCTCGCCTCGACCGCGGATTCACATTCGTCGGGACCGAGAACGCTGGTTACTACGATCCCAACCGTCACGCCGTTCTTTGGTCGGTCGCGTCCTTGCCACCGGGCAAACCCGCCAAGGTGCCGTTGACGTTGCTGCCGGTTGAAGAAGGCGAGCAAGCGATCCAGTTGGAAGCCGCCGCCGATCTCAACACTCGCGCAACCAGCGAAAGCACGGTCCGAGTGGAATCACAAGCGGAACTCAGCTTCAGCATTTCGGACTTGGCCGATCCAATCGAACAAGGTGCCGAAACGACCTACGAGATCCGTGTCCAAAACACCGGTTCGCGAAACGACTCCAACGTCCAAGTTCGCCTGATCGTGCCGCGAGGCATGGAAGTTTTGGGAGCCGACGCGGAAGTCCGCCCGGACGGCCAAGGCGGAATGGTCTTCGCACCTGAAAAAGAACTTCCCGCCGGATCGGAACTGACCTATCGCATTCGTGTTCGCGGAGACGCCGCCGACACGCACCTGGTGAAAGCCATCGTGACCAGCGATCAGTCGCCCAAACCGGTGACCAAAGAAGAGTCAACCATGGTTTACGCGGACCGCTAA
- a CDS encoding DUF1559 domain-containing protein — protein MKRRTSQGFTLVELLVVIAIIGVLVGLLLPAVQAAREAARRMQCSNNFKQIGLGLHNYHSAYNRLPTQSGGTFENPGNRHLLSFLVGLTPFIEQQGLWEQIANPRATNHNGSTRATPFPPMGPVPWDRNYTPWLTQVGTFRCPSDPNVPPGNFEAFTNYAACIGDGIASNNHTCVNQDGSEATWCTPRRGGMDRGFFVTRRETRFRDVLDGLSNTIACGEIVTDNNTLEINTVVINRGSNAAFFSNPAVCEDTIDPNRPQFHVAGTSANNWATSQRHGMRWADGRPVMSSVTTIMPPNGVSCAYSGDGSDCMVTMGSRHQGGAHVLMGDGAVRFITDSIEAGNKNANAPNWPVGSSTTLPGQQSPYGLWGALGTKAMKETAGLE, from the coding sequence ATGAAACGCAGAACCTCTCAAGGCTTCACGCTCGTCGAGCTATTGGTCGTAATCGCGATCATCGGCGTGCTGGTGGGCCTGTTGTTGCCTGCCGTTCAGGCAGCACGCGAAGCAGCGCGGCGTATGCAGTGCAGCAATAATTTCAAGCAAATTGGCTTGGGCCTACACAACTACCATTCCGCTTACAATCGCTTGCCGACGCAGAGTGGTGGGACATTCGAGAACCCAGGTAATCGTCATCTTTTGAGCTTTTTGGTTGGTCTGACCCCATTCATTGAGCAACAAGGTTTGTGGGAGCAGATCGCCAATCCCCGTGCGACGAATCACAACGGATCGACCCGCGCGACTCCGTTTCCACCAATGGGACCGGTGCCGTGGGATCGAAACTACACGCCTTGGTTGACTCAAGTGGGCACTTTCCGATGCCCGAGTGACCCGAATGTTCCTCCGGGAAACTTCGAAGCGTTCACGAACTATGCGGCGTGTATCGGCGACGGCATCGCCAGCAACAACCACACGTGTGTGAACCAGGATGGATCCGAAGCGACATGGTGTACGCCACGGCGTGGTGGGATGGATCGCGGGTTCTTCGTCACACGACGTGAGACACGTTTCCGAGATGTGTTGGATGGGTTGAGCAACACGATCGCGTGCGGTGAAATTGTCACGGACAACAACACCCTCGAAATCAACACGGTTGTGATCAACCGCGGCAGCAATGCGGCGTTCTTCAGCAACCCTGCGGTTTGTGAAGACACCATTGATCCTAACCGACCTCAATTCCACGTCGCGGGAACCAGTGCCAACAACTGGGCCACTTCTCAGCGGCATGGGATGCGATGGGCGGATGGACGTCCGGTCATGTCGAGTGTGACAACGATCATGCCTCCCAATGGCGTCAGTTGTGCTTACTCCGGGGATGGTTCGGACTGCATGGTAACGATGGGTAGCCGTCACCAAGGCGGGGCGCACGTTTTAATGGGTGACGGAGCGGTTCGCTTCATCACTGACTCGATCGAAGCGGGCAACAAAAACGCGAATGCACCGAACTGGCCTGTCGGGTCGTCGACGACCTTGCCTGGCCAGCAAAGCCCTTACGGTTTGTGGGGAGCTCTCGGCACGAAGGCCATGAAGGAAACGGCTGGGCTCGAGTAG
- a CDS encoding esterase/lipase family protein: MLCCTSSGCITSRYLENRSIRENALTNSLHLLRWRGPEISVRTQSTLRRYGLIETYQDDSQICLHRLQTLNAQNPDTELAYALSELSYVEGKIADRDGRSSDAMNHYGVALTTSYRYLFGDQLGEVRNQYDPQFRAVCDLYNESLEDLLRLLCAENRLRPGQTYTIQTANQKFVIRAEMRGAWKEDEFDHYEFVSDYDIKTLNNRHTTYGLGVPLIAVRKPRGEGHPEEEYYPEGLSYAVTALLRCSTEPSRGGRGTGIHSGTARSGNSHSIQQVSHTNEFGAADETAVCVLEFFDPLRANQIQLANDWVPLETDLTTPLAYFLDSDEYRKRDRATEGLLDPDDAQQKRGLYMLEPYDPNRIPVLMVHGLWSSPLTWMDMFNDLRSFPEIRERYQFWFYLYPSGQPFWISATQLRGDLFAMRQTFDPAGQDRAVDHTVLVGHSMGGLVSRMQTIDSGDDFWNLVSDKPKEKLRGPPQDINKLVSALEFRPNQSVGRVITIGTPHRGSNLANTTTRWLAGKVIKLPRMAVSTSTRLTRANPGFFRDTRLLTEANAVDSLAPDSPIFPVMLRAQRSPNVKYHNIVGVLEDPPILAGRHHRGDGVVEYNSATMEDTESELVVDATHTKLHMTGKAIFEVRRILLEHLEEVDSEDRLAWAPHSATPLMSDGASGMITDVAPNMSGGRPSVYQLMSSPPGGASRR, encoded by the coding sequence TTGCTGTGCTGCACCTCGTCGGGCTGCATCACTTCTCGGTATCTCGAAAACCGATCGATTCGCGAAAATGCGCTGACCAATTCGCTTCACTTGTTGCGATGGCGTGGTCCCGAGATCAGCGTTCGCACGCAGAGCACGTTGCGTCGTTACGGGTTGATTGAAACGTATCAAGATGACAGCCAGATCTGTCTTCACCGCCTGCAAACACTCAACGCCCAAAATCCAGATACCGAGCTCGCCTACGCTCTGTCGGAGTTGTCCTACGTCGAAGGGAAAATCGCGGATCGAGACGGACGGTCCAGCGATGCGATGAATCACTACGGCGTGGCTCTCACAACGAGTTACCGCTATTTGTTTGGTGATCAACTTGGCGAAGTTCGCAACCAATACGATCCCCAGTTCCGTGCCGTTTGTGATTTGTACAACGAGTCGCTGGAGGATTTGCTGCGTTTGTTGTGCGCCGAGAATCGGTTGCGACCCGGTCAGACCTACACGATTCAAACCGCGAATCAGAAGTTCGTGATTCGGGCGGAGATGCGTGGGGCGTGGAAAGAGGACGAATTCGATCACTACGAATTTGTGAGCGACTACGACATCAAAACGCTGAACAATCGACACACAACTTATGGGCTCGGCGTGCCTTTGATCGCAGTTCGCAAACCACGTGGCGAAGGGCATCCCGAGGAAGAGTACTATCCCGAAGGTTTGAGCTATGCGGTGACGGCGTTGCTGCGTTGTTCAACGGAACCATCACGAGGTGGTCGCGGAACGGGGATTCACAGTGGAACGGCGCGATCAGGCAACTCGCATTCGATCCAGCAGGTTTCGCATACCAACGAGTTTGGTGCGGCGGATGAGACCGCCGTCTGCGTGCTGGAGTTCTTCGACCCGTTGCGAGCCAACCAAATTCAATTGGCCAACGACTGGGTGCCTTTGGAAACCGACCTGACAACCCCTCTGGCATACTTTCTGGACAGCGACGAATACCGCAAGCGTGACCGAGCAACCGAAGGTTTGCTGGATCCCGATGACGCGCAGCAGAAACGTGGGCTGTATATGTTGGAGCCCTACGACCCGAATCGAATTCCGGTGTTGATGGTGCATGGATTGTGGTCCAGCCCGTTGACGTGGATGGACATGTTCAACGACTTGCGTAGCTTCCCCGAAATTCGGGAACGCTACCAATTCTGGTTTTATCTGTACCCATCCGGACAACCATTCTGGATCAGCGCGACACAGTTGCGAGGTGACTTGTTCGCCATGCGACAGACGTTTGATCCTGCCGGGCAAGATCGCGCGGTGGACCACACCGTCCTGGTCGGGCACAGCATGGGTGGGTTGGTCAGTCGGATGCAGACCATCGATAGTGGCGATGATTTTTGGAACTTGGTCAGCGACAAGCCTAAAGAGAAACTGCGTGGCCCGCCGCAAGACATCAACAAACTGGTCAGTGCACTCGAATTTCGTCCGAATCAATCCGTCGGCCGTGTGATCACGATCGGCACGCCTCACCGTGGCAGCAATCTCGCCAACACAACTACACGATGGTTGGCGGGCAAAGTGATCAAGTTGCCTCGAATGGCCGTGTCGACCAGCACTCGTTTGACCCGCGCAAACCCCGGCTTCTTTCGTGACACGCGTTTGTTGACGGAAGCCAATGCGGTGGATTCGCTCGCGCCAGACTCACCGATCTTTCCAGTGATGTTGCGTGCACAGCGTTCGCCGAATGTGAAGTACCACAACATCGTTGGCGTCTTGGAAGACCCGCCGATTTTGGCCGGACGTCATCACCGCGGCGACGGCGTGGTGGAATACAACAGTGCGACGATGGAAGACACCGAAAGTGAATTGGTAGTCGATGCGACGCACACCAAGTTGCACATGACCGGTAAGGCGATCTTTGAAGTTCGACGCATTTTGCTGGAACACTTGGAGGAAGTCGACTCGGAGGATCGATTGGCTTGGGCACCTCATTCCGCCACGCCTTTGATGAGCGACGGAGCATCCGGAATGATCACCGATGTGGCGCCCAACATGTCAGGGGGCCGCCCGTCGGTGTACCAACTGATGAGCAGTCCGCCGGGTGGTGCGAGCCGGCGATGA
- a CDS encoding nucleotide sugar dehydrogenase gives MTATASERPAIGPVKKICCIGAGYVGGPTMAMIAHQCHGIEVKVVDINAERIAQWNSDELPIYEPGLDDIVKGRRGQNLIFTTEVDEAIREADMVFISVNTPTKTFGVGAGRAANLEFIEKCARKIAEVSVGHKIVVEKSTLPVRTAEAVKAILAEATSGATFDVLSNPEFLAEGTAIDDLLAPDRVLIGGESEAAIQALVDVYAQWVPAERLLTTNLWSSELSKLTANAFLAQRVSSINSISALCEATEADVDEVAMAIGMDSRIGPKFLKSSVGFGGSCFQKDILNLVYLCEYFGLPEVADYWQQVVTMNDYQKRRFVHRMVRTMFNTVSDKKIAIWGFAFKKDTNDTRESAAIYVCRDLLLEKARLSIYDPQVTKAQIVANLEAVFQNGDQELSAMSRQLIENNVEVVSDAEAAADSAHAIAVLTEWDEFANANFAKILERMKKPAFVFDGRNTLKGLNLEELGFDYQGIGFSR, from the coding sequence ATGACTGCCACCGCATCGGAGCGTCCCGCGATCGGACCTGTCAAGAAAATTTGTTGCATCGGTGCCGGCTACGTCGGTGGTCCGACGATGGCCATGATCGCTCATCAATGTCATGGCATCGAAGTCAAAGTCGTGGACATCAATGCGGAGAGAATCGCACAGTGGAACAGTGACGAGCTGCCGATCTACGAACCCGGTTTGGATGACATCGTCAAAGGCCGGCGGGGCCAAAACTTGATCTTCACGACCGAAGTCGATGAAGCGATTCGTGAAGCCGACATGGTATTCATCTCGGTGAATACGCCGACCAAAACGTTTGGTGTGGGTGCTGGTCGAGCTGCCAACTTGGAGTTCATCGAGAAGTGCGCTCGCAAGATCGCGGAGGTCTCGGTTGGACACAAAATAGTCGTTGAGAAGTCGACTCTGCCTGTCCGTACGGCTGAAGCGGTCAAGGCAATCCTGGCGGAAGCAACCAGTGGTGCGACTTTCGACGTGTTGTCGAATCCAGAGTTTTTGGCCGAGGGGACGGCCATCGACGACTTGTTGGCACCCGACCGAGTTTTGATCGGCGGCGAAAGCGAAGCGGCCATCCAAGCACTCGTTGATGTCTATGCCCAGTGGGTTCCAGCCGAGCGACTGCTGACGACGAACTTGTGGAGCAGCGAGCTTTCGAAACTAACAGCAAATGCCTTTTTGGCTCAGCGGGTATCGTCGATCAACTCGATCTCTGCACTTTGCGAAGCCACCGAAGCAGACGTCGATGAAGTCGCGATGGCGATCGGGATGGATTCGCGAATCGGGCCGAAATTCTTGAAGTCATCGGTCGGGTTCGGAGGTTCCTGTTTCCAAAAGGATATTCTGAACCTGGTCTATCTCTGTGAGTACTTTGGATTGCCCGAAGTCGCCGACTATTGGCAGCAAGTCGTCACGATGAACGACTACCAAAAGCGACGTTTTGTGCACCGTATGGTCAGGACGATGTTCAATACGGTGTCAGACAAGAAGATCGCAATTTGGGGATTTGCGTTTAAGAAGGATACGAACGACACCCGCGAATCTGCTGCGATCTACGTTTGTCGGGACCTATTGCTCGAAAAGGCCCGGTTGTCGATCTACGATCCGCAGGTCACTAAGGCGCAGATTGTCGCCAATCTTGAGGCGGTCTTTCAGAATGGTGATCAAGAGCTCAGTGCTATGTCGCGGCAATTGATCGAAAACAACGTGGAAGTGGTTTCGGATGCGGAAGCGGCGGCCGATTCCGCTCATGCAATCGCCGTTTTGACGGAATGGGACGAATTTGCGAATGCAAATTTCGCGAAAATTCTGGAGCGAATGAAGAAGCCAGCCTTCGTATTTGACGGGCGCAACACCCTGAAAGGCCTAAATCTCGAAGAGCTTGGGTTCGACTACCAAGGCATCGGATTCAGTCGCTGA
- a CDS encoding FHA domain-containing protein: MQVRLRVQSGSHEGKEIEVSDKRFLIGRSESCQLRPKSESVSRRHCILAIKDGRVLVQDLKSRNGTFVNDKRLPADKAKVLKDGDLLRVGKLMFSLVIEHGLQAPKKPEVKDIADAAARTKKTAGEDSRFEEVDVDSWLDEADAIDRVRKQTDPDTRQFRLDAKEGENSDDLSVDGTVMIEDVPAKKQNNDTKMSSDDDTSTGSRVIPPKSKPGKLPEGAKKALKENSRDAADDALKRFFSGR; the protein is encoded by the coding sequence ATGCAAGTTAGACTGCGAGTCCAATCGGGCAGCCATGAAGGCAAAGAGATCGAGGTCTCGGACAAGAGATTCTTGATTGGACGTAGCGAATCCTGCCAGCTTCGTCCGAAGAGCGAGTCGGTCAGCCGCCGACATTGCATTCTGGCGATCAAAGACGGCCGGGTCTTGGTCCAGGACCTGAAGAGTCGCAACGGCACCTTCGTCAACGACAAGCGTTTGCCAGCTGACAAAGCCAAAGTTCTTAAGGACGGCGATCTTCTGCGTGTTGGAAAATTGATGTTCTCGCTCGTCATCGAGCATGGTCTGCAGGCACCTAAGAAACCAGAAGTCAAAGACATCGCCGACGCTGCGGCTCGAACCAAGAAAACCGCTGGCGAAGACAGTCGCTTTGAAGAAGTCGATGTGGATTCGTGGTTGGATGAGGCTGACGCGATTGATCGTGTTCGCAAGCAGACCGACCCGGACACGCGTCAGTTCCGCTTGGACGCAAAAGAAGGCGAAAACAGCGACGATCTTTCGGTCGATGGCACCGTGATGATCGAAGACGTGCCCGCGAAGAAGCAAAACAACGACACAAAGATGTCGTCTGATGATGACACCAGCACCGGATCACGGGTCATTCCGCCGAAGAGCAAGCCGGGGAAACTTCCCGAGGGTGCCAAGAAGGCGTTGAAAGAGAATTCTCGAGATGCGGCTGATGATGCACTGAAGCGTTTCTTCAGCGGCCGATAG
- a CDS encoding RNA polymerase sigma factor, which yields MKTISLAMLSNEALADAYLGRDARMDSAFTELFRRHRDLVYRVCVRWLGHHQDAEDLTQETFRRVAASIQSWDRSRPIEPWLTTIAGNRCRSFLAKQRSKPRLAGIDETHAIIAGVDSPAGGVQADQTLREAMASLPASSRRAFELVHFDGMSYDQASILMGHPAGTIKTWVHRARLQVIRRVRETGGAA from the coding sequence ATGAAAACCATCTCGCTCGCGATGCTGTCCAATGAGGCATTGGCGGACGCCTATTTAGGGCGTGACGCTCGCATGGACTCCGCGTTCACGGAACTCTTTCGTCGACATCGCGATTTGGTTTATCGAGTTTGTGTCCGCTGGTTGGGGCACCATCAAGACGCGGAAGACCTGACCCAGGAAACCTTTCGCCGGGTCGCGGCATCCATTCAGTCTTGGGACCGTTCGCGGCCGATTGAGCCTTGGCTGACGACCATCGCCGGCAACCGTTGCCGGTCATTCTTGGCCAAGCAGCGTTCCAAGCCCAGGTTGGCTGGGATCGATGAAACCCACGCGATTATCGCTGGCGTCGACTCACCGGCGGGCGGAGTGCAGGCAGATCAAACGTTGCGTGAGGCGATGGCTTCGTTGCCCGCGTCTTCTCGGCGAGCGTTTGAATTAGTTCATTTTGATGGGATGTCATACGACCAGGCATCGATTTTGATGGGGCATCCTGCTGGCACGATCAAAACTTGGGTGCATCGGGCGCGACTGCAAGTGATCCGACGGGTTCGAGAAACCGGAGGTGCCGCGTGA